The DNA sequence CGAACGGGTTTCCGCCCTCCTGGATTTTGCCGTTGATATTGCCCGCCAGGCCGGAGATGCCGGCCACGTTCTCGAACTTCGTATGGAAAGGTTCCAGTTCCTCGGCGGTGACATCCCAATCCTGGAGCTGCATGCCCTCAGGAATGATGTCGGCACCGAAGGTTTCCTCGACATAGCTGCGCAGGCGGTATTCAACAGCCTGCGGGCGCCACGTCTGACCGTTCCAGTGCGAGCCCGCTCCGCCGACACCATCGCCTGGCAGGAAAGAGCCGAGATGGCGTTGCGGCAGTGCGGTTTCCTCCAGATTGCGGCGGATGGTCAGCGTCGATTTGGCCGGCTTTTGCATCAGGCCGTAGCGGATGCCGTATTTCAGTTCGTCAAACATTTCGGGATACTGGAAATCCGGAACAGTATCGCGGTCTTCGCCACGCTCGAGCGCAAGAATTTCAAGTCCTTCCTGCGCCAGTTCCATGCCCATAATGGCCCCGGTCCAACCGAGACCGATGATGACGACGTCTTTCTTGGGATCTGTTCTTGTCGCCATGGTTCAGCTCCTGTCTCCGTTAAGTGCAACAGGACCCAGTGGATACTTTGCGTTTTCACGGCCGACCCACTCGGCATAGGCGCCGCGGGCGCCGGGGAAGCCGATATAGGCCCAGGATTGCATCTGGTAATTGCCACCATGACTTGGATCGGCGAAGTAGCCTTCCTTGGTGTTGGCCAACAGGAAGGCGAAGAAATCGCGCAGCTCCGGCGGAAGATTGACTTCGCCCTTCTGCAAGGCGGTCAGCGCGGAGTTTTGCGTGGCCACATCCAGGTTCTCGAAGCTTTCACCATGGGATTTTCGGCACCATTCCTGAAACAATGGAATTGCCTGCCGGTAGATTTCTGCCGGGGCGAGCGGGCTCTGGAACCCGAGATTGGGATCGGCCGCCGGAGCGTACGGGCCTTTCATGTACCAGGTTTCGGCCTTGCCGAATTCACCTGCAAGCTGCCGATCTATGAAGACCGGCACCCGACAGTCTATCGCACCCGGGCCGTCGCCGTCGGACGGAATAAGCCGGTCACAGGCGGCCATGACGAAACTCCACTCGTCGGCAGTCAGATAGACCGGTTCGTACTGATCAAGCGGTGGCGCTTCCTCTTTGGTCTGTGCGGCAGCCTGAGCGGCCAAGGGCAACAAGGCCGCGCCGGCAACGGATCCCTTAAGGAATCCGCGCCTGGACGGACGTCCGGGCATATCTCTCATAATCGTGTCCTTTTGTTTTTCGCAAGCAGAGCCCGCCGGTCGTCGATGACGGCGATCGCTTCTCCCGCGCTTCGGAGACGGGCAGTTTGAAAATCGACTGCCGAGTCCACGCAACGCCGTCAGTGAGACCTCACTTCCCGCACATGTCAAACCGACACCCGCAAAGTCACCGGCTTGTGAACGGACGTGATCGGGCGTTTGCAACCCAAGCCGGTTCGGCTCGACAAAGCCGGTCTCGGGGCGCGTTGCAGACGGGGGCGAGTGCAAGGGCCTGACTTTAATGCAGGCCTCTTTCCAAGGAATCCAGTCGAACGATTCCGTAGCGGCACCCGTTCAAGGGGCTGCATCGGCCTTAGCGCAGTTGATCCAATTCGAGGCGGTCGCCTAGTTCTTCAGCTCTTCAAGATCTGCAAACAGATCCAGTGCTTCCGGATTGGCCAGCGCCTCATGGTTCTTGACCTGCCGGCCATGAACGATATCGCGCACTGCGAGTTCAACGATCTTGCCGGATTTGGTCCGGGGAATGTCGCTCACCGCAATGATCTTGGCCGGAACATGCCGGGGTGATGCGCCGGTTCGGATTTTTGAGCGAATCCTGGCCATGAGCGCATCGTCCAGCTCAACGCCATCGGCGAGACGGACAAACAGCACGACGCGGACATCATCGTCCCAGTCCTGGCCGATGCAGATCGCTTCAGCCACCTCGTCGAGTTGTTCGACCTGGTTGTAAATCTCCGCCGTGCCGATGCGCACACCGCCGGGATTGAGTGTGGCATCCGAGCGACCGTGGATGATGATGCCATGGTGCGTGGTCCACTCGGCAAAGTCGCCGTGGGTCCATATGTTGTCGAAGCGGGAGAAATAGGCCGCCAGATATTTCTGATCATCCGGATCGTTCCAGAACCCGATCGGCATGGCCGGAAACGGCTTGGTGCAGACCAGTTCGCCCTTGACGCCGATGACCGGTTGTCCGTCTTCGTCCCAGACATCGACGGCCATGCCGAGACCAGGTCCCTGGATCTCGCCGCGCCAGACCGGCAGCGCCGGAATGCCGAGCACGAAGCAGGAAACAATGTCGGTACCGCCGGAAATCGAGGCCAGATGCACGTCCGGCTTGATGCCTTCATAGACGAAGGTAAAGCCTTCCGGCGACAGCGGCGATCCTGTCGAGGTCAACAACCGCAGCGATGACAGATCATGGGTCTTGCGGGGCTCGATTCCAGCCTTGCGGACAGCGTCGATGAATTTGGCCGAGGTTCCGAGAACCGCGAATTTCTCCTCGGCAGCGTAATCAAAAATGACATTGCCGTCGGGATAAAACGGGGAGCCGTCATACAGGCACAGCGTTGCCCCCACGGCCAGACCGGACGCCAGCCAGTTCCACATCATCCAGCCGCAGGTGGTGAAGTAAAACAGCCTTTCGCCGGGTTCGAGCCCGCAATGCAGACGTTGCTCCTTGAGATGCTGCAGCAATGTGCCGCCGGCGGAATGAACGATGCATTTCGGAATGCCGGTGGTGCCTGAGGAAAACAGGATATAGAGCGGGTGCGAAAACGGCAGCTTCTCATAGACGACAGGGGCTGCGGCATGGTCAGCCACGAAGGCTGCCAGGGTAACAGCGCCGTCCACGGCGGCAGCGACAGCTTCGCCATCATCCAGCAGCGGTACGATCACGGTTGCAGCCGGCTTGAGCGAGGCCGAGATGTCCACAAGCTTGGCAGTGACGTCCTGCCGCTTGCCATTGTACCAGTAGCCGTCACAGGAGATGAACAGCTTGGGTTCGATCTGGCCGAACCGGTCGAGTACGCCGGTGGTTCCGAAATCGGGCGAGCAGGATGACCAGATCGCGCCAATCGAAGCGGCTGCGAGCATGAAGGCGATGGTTTCGGGCATGTTCGGCATCATCGCTGCAACCCGGTCGCCCGGGCCTACACCATGGGCGCGGAAGGCTTTTTGCAGGCGCGACACCAAGGCCGACAGCTCGTCCCAGCTCATTGAGCGGCGCAGCTTGTCTTCTGCCCGGAACAGGATGGCGGGTTCAGCGCCGCTGCGGGTCAGCAGGTTCTCAGCGAAGTTCAATTCCGCATCGGGGAAAAAACGGGCGCCGGGCATGGCGTCGCCATTCTCGATGATGCGCTCGCCCTTGCTGCCGCGAACACCACAATAATCCCACAAGGCCGACCAGAAACCTTCCCGGTCGGTGATTGACCATTGCTGCAGCGCCAGCGGATCTACAAGCGATTGCCCTGCCAATTCACCGGCAATCCTGGAAAACTCCATCCAGGGGCTTTTCTGCAAGTCTTGCGGATTGGGGCGCCAAAGCGGTGTGTCGGTCATATCATGCTCCTGCAGGGTATCGCAGCCGGTTACTGCAGCACCGCAGCATTCCACCGGATACACAACGACACTGCAATTGACCAGAAGGACGCATGCACATGATCGTGCAAACAACGGTCTGGATGCGACCTGCATTACCATTGGAGCTGCAGGTTGCAAACACAAGATGGGATAGCCACCAGCCAAAATCAGCCGAAACATGGTCTTCAATTGCATTCGCCCCCGGCAAGCTTTAACCAGAGCATGGGGACAGTGGCTCGGGAGCTTGGGTTTGAATTTCAACATTGCGCAATGGCCAGTTGGACGCATGGTGATCGCGAGCGTCATCGCGGTGGTGAGCGTCATTCTGATCGTTTTCGCTTGCCTGCCGCTGGCTGTATCAAGCGGCGTAGTCCGGGACCGGCTGGAGCGTGACATCAGTGCATGGGCCGGTCATACGGTGTCGCTTGGCGATGCGCCTTCGCTGGATTTCTGGCCAACGCCGACGATCAAGCTCGACAATGTCGAAATCCGGCCGGGCACGTTCGCCGAGGGTGATCCAATCCTGCGTGCCGACAGCATCGTCGCCAATTTCAATCTTTTCTCGGCAGTTCGGGGCGCCCCCAGTTTTTCCGAATTCAGGCTGATCCGGCCAACATTCAATGTGGAACTGTATCCGGACGCAACGTCGAACTGGTCCTCGTCGTCCGGCGATCTCGCCGAGGGCGTTGCCGCGGCGGTGGCACGGGATCTGGCGCTGCAAGCGGGCAATGATATCCCGGCGTCAGCCGTCATTCCGAATTCTGCTGCACTTGGCACCGTGATGATCGAAGACGGCACCATCAAATGGATCAGCGATCCGGGAGCGGAAGCCGAAAAGCTGACATCCATCAACGGCACTCTGTCCTGGACCGCACCCACAGCCATAGCCCGCGCCAACATCGTTGCAATTTTCCGCGGAGAACAGCTGACGGTGACCGGGTCCACCTCGGCACCGTTGCTGCTGCTCGGTCAGCGCACGGCGCCGCTCGAAATCAAGGTGGCGTCAGCGCCGCTGAACCTCGACTTCAAGGGATCGGCAAGTCTGGGGGCGAACATGTTTGTCTCCGGCGCGCTGCAACTCAAAAGCGCATCTGTGCGACGGGCTCTGGAATGGTCCGGCACCGACATCAAGCCGGGCGAAGCGCTCGGCGCTCTTGAGCTGTCAGCCAAGATTACCGCCGAACAATCCAAGGCCAAGCTGGATGACCTGATCATTCTTGTCGATCATAACCGCGGGATCGGGGTGCTCGATATTACCATTCGCGACGAAGCGCCGCCTCTGGTTGCCGGCACGCTGGCGTTCAGCACGCTGGATATCGCCTCGTTCCTGCAGGCGTTCACGCCGCTGCCCGTGGCCGGCAAGGACATAGCCTCGACAATCGACACCCGCTTCCTGCGCGAGATCGGTCTTGACCTGCGACTGTCAGCCCAGTCGGCAAGTTTTGGCCCGGTGGCGTTGACCAATCTGGCGGCCGCCGCACGGGTGGAACAGGGGCGGGCGAATTTCGATGTCGGCGATGCCACCGCCTATGGCGGCAACCTGATTGGCCGCGTCGCGCTTTCGGAGAAGGGGGTTGATGGTGGGGTGAAAGTGCAGCTGTCGGCGCGCAGGACCGATTTTGGCCAGCTTTACGACGCTCTCGGCTTGACTGGTCCGCTGCCGCGCGGCATCGGCTCTCTCGACGTCGAAGTGACATCACCCTATCCGACCTGGGCCACGGCGATGTCGGATCTGACCGGCAAGATCGATCTGGCCGTGGGCAAAGGTACAGTGCCCAGTCTGAACCTTCCAAAATTCCGGGAATTGGCCAAGACCGAACGGTTTTTCGATCTGGAACAACTGGGTGAAGGCTCCAGTTTCGCTTTCGACAGCGCACGGTTCGAAGCCTCGATCTCCGATGGCGAGGCCAAGTTGACGACCGCTGAACTGATCGGACCGCAGCAGATGATTTCGCTTTCCGGGGTGATCCCCTATTCGCGCTCGAGCCTGGCCATCGCCGGGGTTCTCGGACCAAAGCCACTGCCTGCAGATGCGACTGCAGTCAACACCGATGCGGCCCTGCCCCCGCTTCGGTTCTTCGTCGGCGGCTCCTGGCCGCAACCGGTGTTCTCGCCGGTGACACCATAGAGCCGGTTGCAAAAAATGCGATACTTGCGAAATCGCGCATATTTGACGACAATCCACCAAATTCGGTGCTTCGGACAAATCGGCGGCACTGAAACGGATAAGGGCGCAACATGCTGCGGGTGATTTCGGCACTTGTCAAAATCGGATTGGCTTCGCTGGTAACTGGCGCGGTGCTGTCGGCGCTCAACCTTTCCGCCGCCGAATTGCTGCTCGAGATCGGGCTGACGCCGGAGCGGGTTTTCGCAGCTCTGCAGGATGGCGCAGCCTGGGCGATCCCGAATATTGTGCTCGGATCGCTGGTGATCGTGCCGATCTGGTTTGTCACCTATCTGTTGCGCCCGCCGCGGAACTGAACCCAAATGCATATCTAGCAGGCGCGTTCAGATACCGGCGAAAGCAGCCTGTTCGTCACGCTGGCGTTTGACCTCGCGGCTTTTGTTGAGAACCGAGGCGATGATAACGCCTATCGCGACAGCACCAATCAGCAGTGTGCAGACTGCGTTGATCTCGGGTGTCACTCCAAGCCGCACCTGGCTGTAGATTTTCATCGGCAACGTGGTGGCGCCGGGCCCGGAGGTAAAGCTGGCGATCACCAGATCATCCAGCGACAGCGTGAAAGCCAGCATCCAGCCGGAGATCACCGCGGGCAGGATCACCGGCAGGGTGATCTGCATGAAAGTGGTGACCGGACCTGCCCCAAGATCCATCGCGGCTTCTTCCAGCGACCGGTCAAAGCTCATCAGCCTTGACTGAACCACCACTGCGACGAAACACATGGTGAAGGTGATGTGCGCCAAGGTCACGGTCCAGAACCCGCGGCCAAAATCCACCGCCACGAACAACAGCAGCAGCGACAATCCGGTGATCACTTCAGGCATCACCAACGGCGCGAAAACCATTCCGGAAAACAGGATGCGGCCATTGAAGCGCGTGTAACGGGTCAGCGCCAGGGCTGCGAGCGTGCCAAGAACCGTGGCGAATGTGGCCGACACAAGCCCCACTCTGACAGTCACCCAGGCAGCATCCATCAGTCCCTGATTGTTGAACAACTCCCCATACCATTTGGTGGAAAAGCCGGACCAGACGGTGACCAGCCGGGATTCGTTGAAGGAGTAGACCACCAGAATCACGATCGGCAGATAGAGAAAGGCAAAGCCGAAGACGACCGAGGCAATATTAAAGCGCGACCAGTTCGTGTTCATCGTCCACTCTCCTGGGATTTGGCCTGCGCCTGCTGGAAGAACATGATCGGCACCACCAGGATCAACAACAAAAGCACGGCCACCGCAGAGGACACCGGCCAATCCCGGTTGTTGAAGAATTCACTCCACAGGGTCTTGCCGATCATCAAGGTACGCGAGCCGCCGAGCAGGTCGGGGATGACGAATTCACCGACCGCCGGGATGAAGACAAGCAGGCAACCGGCGATGATGCCGGGGATGGCGAGCGGAAAGGTGATTTTCCAGAATGCTGTTATCTGCGGACAGCCAAGGTCCTGCGCCGCCTCGATCAAGGTGTAGTCCATCTTTTCCAGCGCCGAGTAAATCGGCAGCACCATGAACGGCAGATAGGAATAGACGATACCGATATAGACGGCGGTGTCGGTGTTGAGGATGATCAGCGGCTCGTCGATCAGGCCGATGGCCAGCAGCAATTGATTGAGCAGGCCCTCGGGTTTGAGAATGCCAATCCAGGCATAAACGCGGATCAGAAAGCTGGTCCAGAACGGCAGGATCACCAGCATCAACAGTGTCGGGCGCAACGAGGTTGGCGCGCGCGCCATGCCATAGGCCAGCGGGAAGCCGATCAGCAATGTCAGCACTGTCGAGATGAATGCGATGGTGATGCTGGAGATATAGGCGTTGATATAAAGCGAATCCTCGGTCAGCCAAAGGTAGTTGGAAAAGCTGAACTGCTTGAAGGCAGCAATGATGCCCGAAATGCCATCGGCCAGATCAATGGTCGGCGCGTAGGGCGGCATCGCCATCATCGGTTCGGAAAACGAGATTTTCAGAACAATACCGAAGGGCACCAGGAAGAAAATCAGCAGCCAGGCATAAGGAACGATGATGACCAGGCGGCGGGTGATGGCAGAGAAGAGCTTCATTGGACAGTCCTCACTTCCGGTCAATAATCGCATACAGAACAAGGATCGCCATCACGATGGCGACAAGGACGAAAATCATGCTGCCAAAAAGTTCGATCATTTGCGGGGCGCCGAACAGCGTGGCGATAAACCCGATGGTCGAAATTGACACATAGGCGGCAAAATTCTGCTCGATCACCGGGCGCCGCTGTCCGAGAAGACCGTAGGTTCTGGCAAGGCTCAGAGAGAAGACCGACATTCCCACATAGGCGATAAACACCAGAAATAGCTCGGGACGCAGCACCAACAGGGTTGCAGCGGTCGCCAACGTCATGCCAATCGCCGCGATGCTGTTTACCTTGAAAGCTTGAGCCGGGTCAGCCTGCTCAGTGCGGTTCATGATCATTCCTCACTTGCCCAGCACAACGCCGCCGTCGGTATTGAAGCAAACCCAGATCTCTTCGTCATAACCGATCGGGTCTTCAACCGTGCGGACCGCGTTGAGCAGGGAAGCTTTGACCACATCCCCGTTCTTGAGCTTGACATGGAACACCGTCATGTCACCGAGATAACCGATGTCCCAGACTTCGCCCGAGGCGGCATTGATCCCGCCCTCGGGTTTGGTGCGGGAGACACGGAGTTTTTCCGGCCGAATGGCAAAACTGGCTTTCTGTCCCGGTTTCATCGCTTGCATGGATTCGGATCGAATGATCATCCCATCGGGGGTTTCGATGTCGACGACACCAGCGTTTGAAGCTGTGACCTCGCCACGGAATATATTGATGTCGCCAATAAAACTGGCAACGAATTCGGAGTTGGGTGCTTCATAGGTTTCCACCGGCGTGCCGATCTGGACGATGCGGCCAACATCCATTACCGCGATCCGGTCAGCCATGGTCATGGCTTCTTCCTGGTCATGGGTGACGACCAGGAAAGTCAATCCCAGATCCTGCTGCAGATCCATCAATTCGAACTGGGTTTCCTCGCGCAGCTTCTTGTCGAGCGCGCCGAGCGGCTCATCCAGCAAAAGCACTTTCGGGCGTTTTGCAATGGAGCGGGCAAGGGCCACGCGCTGACGCTGGCCGCCTGACAGCTGGTGCGGCTTGCGTTTGCCGAACTGGTCGAGCTTGACCAGCTTGAGCATGTTGTTGACGCGATCATCGATTTCGGACTTGGCCATGCCGTCCTGCTTGAGGCCGAACGCAATGTTCTTCTCAACGCTCATATGCGGGAACAGCGCATAGGACTGGAACATCATGTTGACCGGCCGCTTGTAGGGCGGAACGCCAGCCATGTTCTCGCCATCGAGCAGAATCTGCCCTTCGGTGGCGTTTTCAAACCCGGCCAGCATGCGCAAAAGCGTTGACTTGCCGCAGCCGGAGCCGCCGAGCAGTGCAAAAAATTCCTTTTGAAAAATGTGCAGCGTCAGGTCTTTGACCGCAACAAAGTCACCAAATTTCTTGGTGATGTTTTCAAAGGCGATGTAGGGGCGCTGGTCCGGATCATTCCATGGTTCGAAGCTGCGCCTGATGCTGCCCAGAGATTTCATGCCCGATTGTCCCCGTGATCAACTGATGAAAAACCCCCGGCTCGTTGCCGGGCCGGGGGTTGAGGTCTTGGGTTACTGACCGGTGACGATCTTGGTCCAGGTCCGGGTCATGACACGCTGGGTGCGCTGATCCTTGGGCGAGGTGGAATAGAGGCGACCAATTGTTTCCTCGTCGGGATAGATGGCGGTGTCACCAATTACATCCTCGTTGAGCAGCGGCTTGGAAGCCTCATTGCCGTTGGCGTAGTAGACGTAGTTGGACGCCTTTGCCGCGACTTCCGGCTTCATGATGAAGTTGAGAAACTCGTGTGCCTCTTCGACATGGGCAGCATCGCCGGGGATAGCCATGTTGTCGAACCACATCAGCGCGCCTTCCTTGGGGATGATGTATTCGATGGTGACGCCCTGATCGGCTTCGGCGGCACGGTCACGCGCCTGCAGCACGTCGCCGGACCAACCGACAGCCAGACAGATGTCGCCATTGGCAAGCGCGTTGATGTATTCTGACGAGTGGAATTTCTTCACGCTCGGACGAACGGTGAGCAAGAGCTCTTCGGCCTTGGCGATATCGTCGGCAGAATTCGAATCCGGATCAAGCCCGAGATAGTTGAGCGCCGCAGGAATGATCTCCTCGGAAGTGTCGAGCATGTAGACGCCGCAATCAGCCAGCTTGGCGAGGTTTGCAGGATCGAAAACAATGTTCCAGGAGTTGAGCGGCGTGTCGCCGAGCCGTTCCTTGACCTTGTCGACATTGATGCCAAGACCGGTGGTGCCCCACATGTAGTTGATAGCATGCTCATTGCCCGGATCGTATTTTTCCAGCCGCTTGGCAATGGCCGGATCCATGTTGGCAAGATTGGGAAGCTTAGACTTGTCGAGTTTCTGGAACACACCGGCAGTGATCTGGCGGGCCAGGAAGGTGCCGGTCGGCACCACGACATCATAACCGGTCGAGCCGGCGAGCAATTTGGTTTCCAGCACCTCGTTGGAATCAAACACGTCGTAGACGACCTTGATGCCGGTTTCCTTGGTGAAATCCTCGAGAATGGACTCATCAATGTAATCGGACCAATTGTAGACGTTGACAACGCGTTCCTGTGCGGTTGCGAGCACTGTCGATGCGGCAAGCATGACGGCTGCAGAAAATAGACGGGTCTTCAAAGGCATTCGTGTTCCTCTCGTTTTCTGATCTGGACACCTGCAAGGCTGCAGAGCCGCTGAGGTGGACGACCGCGCCCCCGCCTTTTGGCGGCAGGGTGCGGCGGATGAAATAACTTTAGGTGGAATCTCGTCTCGCACAAGAGGCCAACAAGTCATTTCCTGATTATGGTGCGCGCAAAATGTTCCGCCCCACTGAGGGCGTGCTGCCACCCGACCATTCTCGCCTCACAGATGAGCCCAATTACCGCTGGGATCACTGAAAATCGAAGGCCGAAAGCCCGGTTACCATCTCGTCCAGACCCAGCGGGCGCGTGATCGGCGGCTCGGCGCGAGCCAGGCAGCCGACGCGTTCGCACAGCCGGCAGGCCGGCCCTACCGGAATCGACACCGGTTGCGATGCCTTGCCACTGCTCATCGGCAAGGCTTCGCCATAGACCAGTTCATCGCGAAAGCCAATGTCGCAGCCGAGCAGGATCGCAGTGCGGCGCGGCCGTTCGGAAAACGCCCCCTGCGGCCCTTCCAGCGTCCGCGATATCGTCAGGAATTCAGCGCCTCCGGGCAGTTCCACCGCCTCCACGAGCACCTGCGAAGGCTGGGAAAACGCCGCGTGGATCGACAGTTTCGGGCAGTTGCCGCCAAAACGCTGTTGCGGAAACCCCTGCGCACCGGCGCGGCGAAAGCGATGCCCCGCCACGTCGACCTCAAGCATGAAGAACGGCACGCCCTCGAGGCTGGGCCGGCACAGAGTGGTCAACCGGTTGGCCGCCTGCTCGAACGAAACGCCGAAACGCGATTTCAGCACATCGATATCATAGCGGGCGCGCTGGGCCGCGGCATGGAACGGTTGATAGGGCATCATCAGTGCGTGAGCGGCGTAGCGGGCGAGTTCGAAGCGGGCGATGCGGCGGGCCTCGTCGCTCGACAGCTTGAGTTCGTTGATGCCTGCGCCGACGGCGACATTCATGCGGATCAGCGATGCCTCCATGGCGACCTCACGCAACTGATCGAACGGCGACAACCGCTCTGACAGGAACAGGCGCTGCGAATGGCGGTCATAGCGGCGGCGCCAGTTGGGCATGGTGGCGACCGGCAGCAAGCGGACGACGACGCCGTGCTCGGTCTTCAGCCAGGCCTTGAGCGCGCCCATCAGATCATCGCCGGGCTTGAGCAACTGGTGAAAGGCTTCCGCCTCCTCTTCAAGCGCCGGATGATGATTGGGACGGGTTTCGAGCATCTCGCGGACCTCGTCCATCGGCAGCCGCGCACCCGACAGCGCCGGGCTGTGGCCGTCGCGGGCAAGCATGGCCGAGAGATCCGACAGGCGCGCCGCCTGCTCACGATAGGCGCGATGCAGCTTGAGGATGGCGGCACTTGCATTGGGCGCAGCTTCGGCGATCTCGACCACTTCCTGGTCGCCCGGAAGTTCGCCGATCAGCAACGGGTCGGCGAAGACCTCCTTGAGGCTTGCCAGCGTGGTGCCGCCGCCCTCGCCCTGGAGTTCCTCGACATCGACCTTATAGACAGAAGAGAGTTTAAGGATCAGCTGCACCGTCAAGGGCCGCTGGTTGCGCTCGATCAGATTGAGATAGGACGGCGATATGCCCAGCGCCTCGGCCATCGCCGTCTGGGTCAGGCCCTTGGCGTTGCGGATGCGGCGGATGCGCGGCCCGGCGAATATCTTCTGTTCAGCCATTTTGTCTATCTTTACAGGTTTTGACAGATTTCAGACACCAGCCGAAGACCTGCGTCTTTTACAATTGTGACAAATTTACAGATGGATTTTGTAAAACACAAGACAGCGTGACTTCAATTATCGGCTGAAAACGTGGATTTATCTGGCCTAGTGTGCGGCGCAATGTAAATTCAGTCACATCGAGGGCGACCAAACAGCTCCCAAGCTGGCCCGCCCGAACCTGACACTTGCAGACCGGAGAGACATCATGACTGATTTTTACAACCTCGTTCCCACAGCTCCCGAAGGCCGTTATGACGGCGTTGAGCGGCCTTACAGCCCGGCAGACGTTCAGAAGCTGCGCGGCTCGGTCAACATCAAGCACAGCCTCGCCGAAATGGGCGCCAACCGGTTGTGGAAGCTGATCCACGAAGAAGACTTCGTCAATTCGCTCGGCGCCATGACCGGCAACCAGGCCATGCAGCAGGTTCGCGCCGGGCTGAAGGCGATCTACCTTTCCGGCTGGCAGGTTGCGGCTGACTCCAACACCGCCTCGTCGATGTATCCCGACCAGTCGCTCTACCCTGCCAACGCAGCGCCGGAACTTGCCAAGCGCATCAACCGCACCCTGCAGCGCGCCGATCAGATCGAGACATCGGAAGGCAACGGCCTTTCGGTCGACACCTGGTTCGCTCCGATCGTTGCCGACGCCGAAGCCGGTTTCGGCGGACCGCTCAACGCGTTTGAGATCATGAAGGCCTTCATTGAAGCAGGCGTTGCAGGCGTTCACTATGAAGACCAGCTGGCGTCGGAAAAGAAGTGCGGCCATCTGGGCGGCAAGGTTTTGATCCCGACCGCGGCGCATATCCGCAATCTCAATGCCGCGCGGCTGGCCGCCGACGTGATGGGCACGCCAACACTGGTTATCGCCCGCACCGATGCCGAAGCTGCCAAGCTGCTGACCTCCGATATCGACGAGCGCGATCGCCCGTTTGTTGATTACGACGCCGGCCGCACCATCGAGGGCTTCTACAACATCAAGAACGGCCTCGACTCCTGCATCGCCCGCGCCGTGTCCTATGCGCCGCATTGCGACCTGATCTGGTGCGAGACCTCCAAGCCGGATCTCGAACAGGCCCGCAAGTTCGCCGAAGGTGTGCACAAGCATCATCCGGGCAAGCTGCTGGCGTACAACTGCTCGCCGTCGTTCAACTGGAAAAAGCACCTCGACGACGCGACAATTGCCAAGTTCCAGCGCGAACTCGGCGCCATGGGCTACAAGTTCCAGTTCATCACGCTGGCCGGCTTTCATCAGCTCAACCACGGCATGTTCGAACTGGCCCGCGGCTACAAGGACCGGCAGATGTCGGCCTATTCCGAGCTGCAGGAAGCGGAATTCGCTTCCGAGGCAGACGGCTACACCGCGACCAAGCACCAGCGCGAAGTCGGCACCGGTTACTTCGACGCCGTGTCGATGGCGATCACCGGCGGCAAGTCTTCGACCACCGCGATGGGCGAATCGACAGAATCGGCCCAGTTCCGCCCGGCCGCTGAATAAACCAACTCCCCTCACCCGTTCCGGCGGGTGAGGGTCCCGGACGACCCCATTCTACATCACAAACCCCGTTAGAGGAGAAATGCCATGACAGCCCAGACCAGAGTCAAGGAACGCGCAG is a window from the Hoeflea sp. IMCC20628 genome containing:
- a CDS encoding gluconate 2-dehydrogenase subunit 3 family protein — encoded protein: MRDMPGRPSRRGFLKGSVAGAALLPLAAQAAAQTKEEAPPLDQYEPVYLTADEWSFVMAACDRLIPSDGDGPGAIDCRVPVFIDRQLAGEFGKAETWYMKGPYAPAADPNLGFQSPLAPAEIYRQAIPLFQEWCRKSHGESFENLDVATQNSALTALQKGEVNLPPELRDFFAFLLANTKEGYFADPSHGGNYQMQSWAYIGFPGARGAYAEWVGRENAKYPLGPVALNGDRS
- a CDS encoding acetoacetate--CoA ligase, giving the protein MTDTPLWRPNPQDLQKSPWMEFSRIAGELAGQSLVDPLALQQWSITDREGFWSALWDYCGVRGSKGERIIENGDAMPGARFFPDAELNFAENLLTRSGAEPAILFRAEDKLRRSMSWDELSALVSRLQKAFRAHGVGPGDRVAAMMPNMPETIAFMLAAASIGAIWSSCSPDFGTTGVLDRFGQIEPKLFISCDGYWYNGKRQDVTAKLVDISASLKPAATVIVPLLDDGEAVAAAVDGAVTLAAFVADHAAAPVVYEKLPFSHPLYILFSSGTTGIPKCIVHSAGGTLLQHLKEQRLHCGLEPGERLFYFTTCGWMMWNWLASGLAVGATLCLYDGSPFYPDGNVIFDYAAEEKFAVLGTSAKFIDAVRKAGIEPRKTHDLSSLRLLTSTGSPLSPEGFTFVYEGIKPDVHLASISGGTDIVSCFVLGIPALPVWRGEIQGPGLGMAVDVWDEDGQPVIGVKGELVCTKPFPAMPIGFWNDPDDQKYLAAYFSRFDNIWTHGDFAEWTTHHGIIIHGRSDATLNPGGVRIGTAEIYNQVEQLDEVAEAICIGQDWDDDVRVVLFVRLADGVELDDALMARIRSKIRTGASPRHVPAKIIAVSDIPRTKSGKIVELAVRDIVHGRQVKNHEALANPEALDLFADLEELKN
- a CDS encoding AsmA-like C-terminal region-containing protein is translated as MNFNIAQWPVGRMVIASVIAVVSVILIVFACLPLAVSSGVVRDRLERDISAWAGHTVSLGDAPSLDFWPTPTIKLDNVEIRPGTFAEGDPILRADSIVANFNLFSAVRGAPSFSEFRLIRPTFNVELYPDATSNWSSSSGDLAEGVAAAVARDLALQAGNDIPASAVIPNSAALGTVMIEDGTIKWISDPGAEAEKLTSINGTLSWTAPTAIARANIVAIFRGEQLTVTGSTSAPLLLLGQRTAPLEIKVASAPLNLDFKGSASLGANMFVSGALQLKSASVRRALEWSGTDIKPGEALGALELSAKITAEQSKAKLDDLIILVDHNRGIGVLDITIRDEAPPLVAGTLAFSTLDIASFLQAFTPLPVAGKDIASTIDTRFLREIGLDLRLSAQSASFGPVALTNLAAAARVEQGRANFDVGDATAYGGNLIGRVALSEKGVDGGVKVQLSARRTDFGQLYDALGLTGPLPRGIGSLDVEVTSPYPTWATAMSDLTGKIDLAVGKGTVPSLNLPKFRELAKTERFFDLEQLGEGSSFAFDSARFEASISDGEAKLTTAELIGPQQMISLSGVIPYSRSSLAIAGVLGPKPLPADATAVNTDAALPPLRFFVGGSWPQPVFSPVTP
- a CDS encoding DUF6460 domain-containing protein, producing MLRVISALVKIGLASLVTGAVLSALNLSAAELLLEIGLTPERVFAALQDGAAWAIPNIVLGSLVIVPIWFVTYLLRPPRN
- a CDS encoding ABC transporter permease; amino-acid sequence: MNTNWSRFNIASVVFGFAFLYLPIVILVVYSFNESRLVTVWSGFSTKWYGELFNNQGLMDAAWVTVRVGLVSATFATVLGTLAALALTRYTRFNGRILFSGMVFAPLVMPEVITGLSLLLLFVAVDFGRGFWTVTLAHITFTMCFVAVVVQSRLMSFDRSLEEAAMDLGAGPVTTFMQITLPVILPAVISGWMLAFTLSLDDLVIASFTSGPGATTLPMKIYSQVRLGVTPEINAVCTLLIGAVAIGVIIASVLNKSREVKRQRDEQAAFAGI